A genomic region of Pseudomonas frederiksbergensis contains the following coding sequences:
- a CDS encoding ABC transporter ATP-binding protein/permease: MNQNAEYSAVNDTVRGQFFRRVWQMVTPYWRSEEKGKAWTLLIAVIALSLISVGISVWFNTWYKDFYNALQQKDEASFWRLILYFCAIAAVAIIGAVYRLYLTQMLTIRWRAWLTEKHFARWLGDKNYYQLEQGGYTDNPDQRISEDLNNFTSNTLGLGLGLIRNVVSLVSFSIILWGVSGSIEVLGFTIPGYMFWCVVVYAAVGSWLTHLIGRRLIGLNNQQQRFEADLRFSMVRVRENAESIALYNGEPNEQQRLSTRFGKVWHNFWDIMKVSKRLTFFTSGYSQIAIIFPFMVAAPRYFAGKIELGELMQISSAFGNVQESFSWFISAYSELASWRATCDRLLSFHQAMSENEERQPAIDVQHQGDELKVQHVGLDLADGRHLLTNADMTVEQGDRLMLSGRSGSGKSTLLRAMGGLWPAGHGSIRLPAARYLFLPQKPYLPIGSLREALSYPQSGDTYPHERYVQVLEACRLPHLVPRLDEANHWQRLLSPGEQQRLAFARALLYAPQWLYMDEATSAMDEEDEASLYQALIDHLPGLSIVSVGHRSSLKRFHPRHVRIDSGHLLEQTVTA, encoded by the coding sequence ATGAATCAGAACGCTGAATATTCCGCGGTCAACGACACTGTGCGCGGGCAGTTTTTTCGCCGTGTCTGGCAGATGGTCACGCCGTACTGGCGCAGTGAGGAGAAGGGCAAGGCCTGGACGCTGCTGATCGCGGTGATCGCGCTATCGCTGATCAGCGTGGGGATCTCGGTGTGGTTCAACACCTGGTACAAAGACTTCTACAACGCCTTGCAACAGAAGGATGAAGCGTCGTTCTGGCGGCTGATCCTGTATTTCTGCGCAATTGCCGCGGTGGCGATTATCGGTGCGGTGTACCGGCTCTACCTGACCCAGATGTTGACCATCCGCTGGCGGGCCTGGCTCACCGAGAAGCACTTTGCCCGCTGGCTCGGCGACAAGAACTACTACCAGCTGGAGCAGGGCGGTTACACCGATAACCCGGACCAGCGGATTTCCGAAGACCTCAACAACTTCACTTCCAATACCCTGGGGCTGGGACTGGGGCTGATCCGCAATGTCGTCAGCCTGGTGTCGTTCTCGATCATCCTGTGGGGCGTGTCGGGCAGCATTGAAGTGCTTGGCTTTACCATTCCCGGCTACATGTTCTGGTGCGTGGTGGTCTATGCGGCGGTTGGTAGCTGGCTGACGCATTTGATCGGTCGCCGCTTGATCGGTCTGAACAACCAGCAACAACGCTTCGAAGCCGACCTGCGTTTTTCCATGGTTCGGGTTCGTGAAAACGCCGAGAGTATCGCCCTGTACAACGGCGAGCCGAACGAACAGCAGCGTTTGAGCACACGGTTCGGCAAGGTCTGGCACAACTTCTGGGACATCATGAAAGTGTCCAAGCGCCTGACCTTCTTCACTTCCGGTTACAGCCAGATCGCGATCATCTTCCCGTTCATGGTTGCCGCACCGCGCTACTTCGCCGGCAAGATCGAACTCGGTGAACTGATGCAGATCAGCTCGGCTTTCGGCAACGTCCAGGAGAGCTTCAGCTGGTTCATCAGCGCGTACTCGGAACTCGCCTCATGGCGTGCTACCTGCGACCGTTTGCTGAGTTTCCATCAGGCCATGAGTGAAAACGAAGAGCGTCAGCCGGCCATTGATGTGCAGCATCAGGGCGATGAGTTGAAGGTGCAGCATGTGGGCCTCGACCTCGCTGACGGTCGTCATTTGCTGACCAATGCCGACATGACCGTGGAGCAAGGTGACCGACTGATGCTCAGTGGCCGTTCCGGCAGTGGTAAAAGTACCTTGCTACGGGCGATGGGTGGGCTCTGGCCGGCGGGGCACGGCAGTATTCGCTTGCCAGCTGCACGCTACCTGTTCCTGCCGCAAAAGCCGTACCTGCCGATTGGCAGCCTGCGTGAAGCCCTGAGTTATCCACAGTCCGGCGACACCTATCCGCATGAGCGCTATGTGCAGGTGCTGGAGGCGTGCCGATTGCCGCATCTGGTACCGCGTCTCGACGAAGCCAATCACTGGCAACGCCTGTTGTCGCCGGGCGAGCAGCAACGTCTGGCCTTTGCCCGTGCGTTGCTCTACGCCCCGCAGTGGCTGTATATGGACGAAGCGACCTCGGCGATGGACGAAGAAGATGAGGCGTCGCTGTATCAGGCACTGATCGATCACTTGCCAGGCCTGAGCATCGTCAGCGTCGGCCATCGCAGCAGCCTGAAACGTTTCCATCCACGGCATGTACGCATCGACAGTGGCCATCTGCTGGAGCAGACGGTCACCGCGTAG
- the kdgD gene encoding 5-dehydro-4-deoxyglucarate dehydratase, whose amino-acid sequence MNPQELKSILSSGLLSFPVTDFNAQGDFHRSGYIKRLEWLAPYGASALFAAGGTGEFFSLAASEYSEIIKTAVDTCASSVPILAGVGGSTRQAIEYAQEAERLGAKGLLLLPHYLTEASQDGVAAHVEAVCKSVKIGVVVYNRNVCRLTAPLLERLAERCPNLIGYKDGLGDIELMVSIRRRLGDRFSYLGGLPTAEVYAAAYKALGVPVYSSAVFNFLPKMAMDFYHAIARDDHATVGKLIDDFFLPYLDIRNRKSGYAVSIVKAGAKIAGYDAGPVRTPLTDLTPEEFEMLAALMDKQGAQ is encoded by the coding sequence ATGAATCCACAAGAACTGAAGTCCATCCTCTCCTCCGGTTTGCTGTCCTTCCCGGTTACCGATTTCAATGCTCAGGGCGATTTCCATCGCTCGGGCTATATCAAGCGTCTCGAATGGCTGGCCCCGTATGGCGCTTCGGCGTTGTTCGCCGCGGGCGGCACCGGTGAGTTCTTCTCCCTGGCGGCCAGCGAATATTCGGAAATCATCAAGACTGCGGTCGACACCTGCGCCAGCAGCGTGCCGATCCTTGCCGGAGTCGGCGGTTCCACGCGTCAGGCCATCGAGTACGCTCAGGAAGCCGAGCGTCTGGGCGCCAAAGGCCTGTTGCTGCTGCCGCATTACCTGACCGAAGCCAGCCAGGACGGCGTTGCCGCCCATGTTGAGGCGGTGTGCAAGTCGGTGAAGATCGGCGTGGTGGTTTATAACCGCAATGTCTGCCGCCTGACCGCGCCGTTGCTGGAACGCCTGGCCGAGCGCTGCCCGAACCTGATCGGCTACAAGGATGGCCTGGGCGATATCGAATTGATGGTGTCGATCCGTCGCCGCCTTGGTGATCGCTTCAGCTACCTCGGCGGCCTGCCGACCGCAGAGGTTTATGCCGCCGCCTACAAGGCGTTGGGTGTGCCGGTTTACTCCTCGGCGGTGTTCAACTTCCTGCCGAAAATGGCGATGGATTTCTACCACGCCATCGCTCGCGACGATCACGCTACCGTTGGCAAACTGATCGATGACTTCTTCCTGCCTTACCTGGATATCCGTAACCGCAAGTCGGGTTACGCGGTGAGCATCGTCAAGGCGGGCGCGAAAATCGCCGGCTACGATGCCGGTCCAGTACGTACCCCGCTGACGGACTTGACGCCAGAAGAGTTCGAAATGCTCGCGGCGTTGATGGATAAGCAGGGCGCGCAATAA
- a CDS encoding FadR/GntR family transcriptional regulator, whose product MENPIDAPRLPRKRRSLAQELVTVLSEQIRDGMLKRGDKLPTESAIMEAHGVSRTVVREAISRLQAAGQVETRHGIGTFVLDTPSPSGFRIDPATVVTLRDVLAILELRISLEVESAGLAAQRRSPEQLALMRAALDALNESAAHAGDAVVSDFQFHLQIALATGNRYFTDIMTHLGTSIIPRTRLNSARLAHDDQQHYMNRLAREHEEIYEAIARQDSDAARAAMRLHLTNSRERLRHAHEEAEAQR is encoded by the coding sequence ATGGAAAACCCGATCGACGCCCCTCGTCTTCCCCGCAAGCGCCGCAGCCTCGCGCAGGAACTGGTCACGGTGCTGTCCGAGCAGATTCGCGATGGCATGCTCAAGCGGGGCGACAAGTTGCCCACCGAGTCGGCGATCATGGAAGCCCATGGCGTCAGCCGCACCGTCGTGCGTGAAGCGATATCGCGTTTGCAGGCGGCGGGGCAGGTTGAGACCCGTCATGGCATCGGCACGTTTGTACTCGACACCCCGAGCCCAAGCGGCTTTCGCATCGATCCGGCCACCGTGGTGACCTTGCGTGATGTGCTGGCGATTCTGGAGTTGCGCATCAGTCTGGAAGTGGAGTCCGCTGGCTTGGCCGCGCAACGCCGCAGCCCCGAGCAGTTGGCCTTGATGCGTGCCGCGCTGGATGCCTTGAACGAAAGCGCAGCCCACGCAGGCGATGCGGTGGTATCGGACTTCCAGTTCCATTTGCAGATTGCGCTGGCCACCGGCAACCGCTATTTCACCGATATCATGACCCACCTGGGCACGAGCATTATTCCGCGTACCCGGCTCAATTCTGCGCGGCTGGCCCACGATGACCAGCAGCACTACATGAATCGTCTGGCTCGCGAGCACGAAGAAATCTATGAGGCGATTGCCCGCCAGGATTCGGATGCGGCTCGTGCGGCCATGCGCCTGCACCTGACCAACAGCCGCGAACGACTGCGCCATGCTCATGAAGAGGCAGAGGCGCAGCGTTGA
- a CDS encoding MFS transporter — MPDTADTKDSPAHKNNQWEYIYMQATKPTHVRYLILLMLFLVTTINYADRATIAIAGSSLQKDLGIDAVTLGYIFSAFGWAYVAGQIPGGWLLDRFGSKKVYALSIFTWSLFTVLQGYVGEFGVSTAIVALFMLRFLVGLAEAPSFPGNARIVAAWFPTAERGTASAIFNSAQYFATVIFAPLMGWIVYSFGWQHVFMVMGGIGIVFSLVWLKVIHSPRQHPMINEAEFKHIADNGGLVDMDHDQGKRTDGPKWDYVRQLLSNRMMLGVYLGQYCINGITYFFLTWFPVYLVQERGMTILKAGFIASLPAICGFIGGVLGGIISDYLLRKGHSLTFARKAPIIGGLLLSTSIVACNYVDIEWIVVGFMALAFFGKGVGALGWAVVSDTSPKQIAGLSGGLFNMFGNIASITTPIVIGYIISTTGSFKWALVFVGCNALVAVFSYLVIVGPIKRVVLKEPPANGSELTNTLSQAHS, encoded by the coding sequence TTGCCGGATACCGCGGATACAAAAGATTCACCCGCGCATAAAAATAATCAGTGGGAGTACATCTACATGCAAGCGACCAAGCCGACCCACGTCCGCTATTTAATCCTGCTCATGCTGTTTCTGGTGACCACGATCAACTACGCCGACCGTGCCACCATCGCCATCGCGGGCTCCAGCCTGCAAAAAGACCTGGGTATCGACGCCGTCACCCTTGGCTACATCTTCTCCGCCTTCGGTTGGGCCTACGTGGCCGGTCAGATCCCCGGCGGCTGGCTGCTCGACCGCTTCGGCTCGAAAAAAGTCTATGCCCTGAGCATCTTCACCTGGTCGCTGTTCACCGTGCTGCAAGGCTATGTCGGTGAGTTCGGCGTCTCCACCGCCATCGTCGCGCTGTTCATGTTGCGCTTTCTGGTGGGCCTGGCCGAAGCGCCGTCCTTTCCTGGCAATGCGCGAATTGTCGCGGCCTGGTTCCCGACCGCCGAGCGCGGTACCGCTTCAGCGATTTTTAACTCGGCGCAATACTTCGCCACCGTGATCTTTGCACCGCTGATGGGCTGGATTGTCTACAGCTTTGGCTGGCAGCACGTGTTTATGGTGATGGGCGGGATTGGCATCGTGTTCTCGCTGGTCTGGCTGAAAGTTATCCACAGTCCGCGTCAGCATCCGATGATCAACGAGGCCGAGTTCAAGCATATTGCTGACAATGGCGGTCTGGTGGACATGGATCACGACCAGGGCAAACGCACCGACGGGCCGAAGTGGGATTACGTGCGCCAACTGCTGAGCAACCGCATGATGCTTGGCGTGTACCTGGGCCAGTACTGCATCAACGGCATCACTTATTTCTTCCTGACCTGGTTCCCGGTGTACCTGGTGCAGGAACGCGGCATGACCATTCTCAAAGCCGGTTTCATTGCCTCGCTGCCGGCAATCTGCGGGTTTATCGGTGGGGTGCTGGGCGGGATCATTTCCGACTATCTGCTGCGCAAGGGCCATTCGCTGACCTTCGCCCGCAAGGCGCCGATCATCGGTGGGCTGTTGCTGTCGACCAGTATCGTGGCCTGCAACTACGTGGACATTGAATGGATAGTCGTGGGCTTCATGGCCCTGGCGTTCTTCGGCAAAGGCGTGGGCGCATTGGGTTGGGCGGTGGTTTCCGACACCTCGCCAAAACAGATCGCCGGCTTGAGTGGCGGGCTGTTCAACATGTTCGGCAACATCGCTTCGATCACCACACCGATCGTGATTGGCTACATCATCAGTACCACCGGGTCGTTCAAATGGGCGCTGGTGTTTGTCGGCTGCAATGCACTGGTCGCGGTGTTCAGCTACCTGGTGATCGTCGGGCCGATCAAGCGCGTGGTACTCAAAGAGCCACCCGCCAATGGCTCCGAGCTGACCAACACATTGTCTCAAGCGCATTCCTGA
- a CDS encoding response regulator transcription factor, with the protein MSDDIQVEGEDLPHLLLVDDDATFTRVMARAMSRRGFRVSTAGSAEEGLIIAQQDLPDYAALDLKMDGDSGLVLLPKLLELDPEMRVLILTGYSSIATAVEAIKRGACNYLCKPADADDVLAALLSEHADLDTLVPENPMSVDRLQWEHIQRVLTEHEGNISATARALGMHRRTLQRKLQKRPVRR; encoded by the coding sequence ATGAGTGACGATATCCAAGTCGAAGGCGAAGACCTGCCGCATTTGTTGCTGGTAGACGACGACGCAACGTTCACCCGCGTCATGGCCCGCGCCATGAGCCGCCGCGGTTTTCGCGTCAGCACCGCAGGTTCCGCCGAAGAGGGCCTGATCATCGCCCAACAGGATCTGCCGGACTATGCCGCGCTGGACCTGAAAATGGACGGCGATTCGGGGTTGGTGCTGCTGCCAAAACTGCTTGAACTCGACCCGGAAATGCGCGTGTTGATCCTCACCGGTTACTCGAGCATCGCGACCGCCGTCGAGGCGATCAAGCGCGGCGCCTGCAACTACCTGTGCAAACCGGCCGACGCCGATGACGTGCTGGCTGCCTTGCTTTCAGAGCACGCCGACCTCGACACCCTGGTGCCGGAAAACCCGATGTCAGTGGACCGCCTGCAATGGGAACACATCCAGCGCGTGCTGACCGAGCACGAAGGCAACATCTCCGCCACTGCCCGCGCCCTGGGCATGCACCGGCGCACGCTACAGCGCAAACTGCAGAAACGTCCCGTTCGCCGCTGA
- a CDS encoding phospholipase, with protein MSGLHTQSQENLKHEDRIIADLDQLFTERGIAISGDGNHLTLMIHSHQGPKHHTPGLTGQSLKTQPSLRFEGGEHTAIGDATLLRFVKDAPAIAAWQVPLHLPNGLALTYGQIVSLGGDFYGIPDQPICDGATPVDRIQRFTNAFNSLAVLPASRAEAGLILGVMQKEIVAANQAIKDGKQPHEAYDALGDTLSEEWNKITGGGSFVSALFPLGRYLKLAANNTDHFGEWALLAYIAGHTAALQQAVLARNSGDDKQLELAYAMNAFADHYLTDLFSAGHLRIPRKQLAAVVTPSDLGSLITRFMHDEDSKYGLNVNNANGDQWHAYGDKRYFDSVDSANRRQVKLAVQRSADEVFDTFLSGVMPTPSSYVALKYLPDLNAVKKPLGNFSGLFVLDGNKVLRRSDVNNLNDTNRIDNWWGWSTYLLLKDYTPNKPAGYLQSPTVAPTIQADGWQSQTPGEPNWLPGNAVRYAFSYSHGLNESYIGPWSNYAELSDRFQPTLNVPGNGASRNLFRQFRGGSPELIGSIDAHTTTFIDRNA; from the coding sequence ATGTCAGGTTTACACACCCAATCGCAGGAAAACCTCAAACACGAAGATCGAATCATTGCCGATCTGGATCAGCTGTTTACCGAACGTGGCATTGCCATTTCCGGTGACGGTAATCATCTGACACTGATGATTCACAGCCATCAAGGCCCCAAACATCACACACCCGGTCTGACTGGACAATCGCTGAAAACCCAGCCTTCACTGCGCTTCGAAGGCGGAGAACACACCGCCATCGGCGATGCCACCCTGCTGCGTTTCGTCAAAGACGCACCGGCAATTGCGGCCTGGCAAGTGCCCTTGCACCTGCCCAATGGCTTGGCGCTGACCTACGGCCAAATCGTTTCGTTAGGCGGTGATTTCTACGGCATTCCCGACCAGCCGATCTGCGACGGCGCGACCCCGGTTGATCGCATCCAGCGCTTTACCAACGCGTTCAACTCGCTGGCCGTATTGCCAGCGTCGCGAGCAGAAGCCGGGCTGATTCTCGGCGTGATGCAGAAGGAAATCGTCGCCGCCAACCAAGCGATCAAGGACGGCAAGCAACCCCACGAGGCCTACGACGCCCTGGGTGATACGTTGTCCGAAGAGTGGAACAAGATCACTGGCGGTGGCAGTTTCGTCTCGGCACTGTTTCCCCTGGGGCGTTATCTGAAACTGGCGGCGAACAACACCGACCACTTCGGCGAATGGGCGCTGCTGGCGTATATCGCCGGACACACTGCTGCCCTGCAACAGGCCGTTCTGGCACGTAACAGTGGCGATGACAAACAGCTGGAACTGGCCTACGCGATGAACGCCTTTGCCGATCACTACCTGACCGACCTGTTCTCTGCCGGGCATCTGCGGATTCCGCGTAAACAACTGGCGGCGGTGGTGACGCCGAGTGACCTGGGTTCGTTGATCACCCGCTTCATGCACGACGAAGACAGCAAATACGGCCTCAACGTGAACAACGCCAACGGCGATCAATGGCATGCCTACGGCGACAAACGCTACTTCGACTCGGTCGACAGCGCCAACCGCAGACAGGTCAAACTCGCGGTACAGCGCTCGGCCGATGAAGTCTTCGACACCTTCCTCAGCGGCGTTATGCCCACCCCTTCCAGCTACGTCGCGCTGAAGTACCTGCCAGACCTTAACGCCGTGAAAAAACCGCTGGGTAACTTCTCCGGGTTATTTGTTCTGGACGGCAACAAGGTGCTGCGCCGCAGCGACGTCAACAACCTTAACGACACTAACCGGATCGACAACTGGTGGGGTTGGAGCACCTACCTGCTGCTCAAGGATTACACCCCGAACAAACCGGCCGGCTATCTGCAATCCCCCACCGTCGCCCCGACGATCCAGGCCGATGGATGGCAGAGTCAAACACCCGGCGAACCCAACTGGTTACCTGGCAATGCCGTGCGTTACGCCTTCAGCTACAGCCACGGCTTGAACGAGTCCTACATCGGCCCTTGGTCGAATTACGCCGAACTGAGCGATCGCTTCCAGCCGACGCTGAACGTTCCGGGCAACGGTGCCTCACGCAACCTCTTCCGCCAGTTCCGTGGTGGCTCGCCGGAGCTGATCGGCTCGATCGACGCCCACACCACCACGTTCATTGACCGCAACGCCTGA
- the garD gene encoding galactarate dehydratase: MQLIEHSDSPRYIRLHERDNVVIVVNDQGVPAGTEFPDGLVTVEFVPQSHKVTLDNIPEGGQVIRYGQTIGYALQPIPRGSWVKEDQLRMPTAPPLDSLPLSTEVPAAQAPLEGFTFEGYRNADGTVGTRNILGITTTVQCVTGVLDHAVKRIKDELLPKYPHVDDVIALTHSYGCGVAITATDAYIPIRTVRNLARNPNLGGEALVISLGCEKLQAGQVMHENDRSVDLSEPWLYRLQDSSHGFSEMIEQIMALAETRLKKLDQRRRETVPASELILGMQCGGSDAFSGITANPALGFASDLLLRAGATVMFSEVTEVRDAIYLLTSRAETKEVAQELVREMDWYDRYLAKGEADRSANTTPGNKKGGLSNIVEKSLGSIVKSGNSAINGVLGPGERFKRKGLIFCATPASDFVCGTLQLAAGMNLHVFTTGRGTPYGLAMAPVVKVSTRTELAQRWPDLIDIDAGRIATGRASIEELGWELFHFYLDVASGRKQTWAERHKLHNDITLFNPAPIT; this comes from the coding sequence ATGCAGTTGATTGAACATTCCGACTCGCCACGCTACATCCGGCTGCACGAGCGCGACAACGTGGTGATCGTGGTCAATGACCAGGGTGTACCGGCCGGCACTGAATTCCCGGACGGCTTGGTGACCGTGGAGTTCGTGCCTCAGAGCCACAAGGTGACGCTGGATAATATTCCCGAAGGCGGTCAGGTGATTCGCTACGGCCAGACCATCGGTTACGCCTTGCAGCCGATCCCGCGGGGTAGTTGGGTCAAGGAAGATCAACTGCGCATGCCCACTGCGCCACCGCTGGACAGCCTGCCGCTCTCCACCGAAGTGCCGGCCGCACAAGCGCCGCTGGAAGGCTTCACCTTCGAAGGTTATCGCAATGCCGATGGCACCGTCGGTACGCGCAACATTCTCGGGATCACTACCACGGTGCAGTGCGTCACCGGTGTGCTCGACCATGCGGTCAAGCGCATCAAGGATGAGTTGCTGCCCAAGTACCCGCACGTCGATGACGTGATCGCGTTGACTCACAGTTACGGCTGCGGCGTAGCCATTACCGCCACCGACGCCTACATCCCGATCCGCACCGTGCGCAACCTGGCGCGCAACCCGAACCTGGGCGGCGAAGCGCTGGTCATCAGTCTCGGCTGCGAGAAATTGCAGGCCGGGCAGGTGATGCACGAGAACGACCGTTCGGTGGACCTCAGCGAGCCGTGGTTGTATCGCTTGCAGGATTCCAGTCACGGTTTCAGCGAGATGATCGAACAGATCATGGCGCTGGCCGAAACCCGGCTGAAGAAACTCGACCAGCGCCGCCGCGAGACCGTGCCGGCGTCCGAGTTGATCCTCGGCATGCAGTGCGGCGGCAGCGATGCGTTTTCCGGAATCACCGCCAACCCGGCGCTGGGTTTTGCCTCGGACTTGCTGCTTCGGGCCGGGGCAACGGTGATGTTTTCCGAAGTCACTGAAGTGCGTGACGCGATCTATCTGCTGACCTCGCGGGCGGAGACCAAAGAGGTCGCGCAGGAACTGGTGCGTGAAATGGACTGGTACGACCGTTACCTGGCCAAGGGCGAAGCGGATCGCAGCGCCAACACCACGCCGGGTAACAAGAAGGGCGGGTTGTCGAACATTGTCGAAAAGTCTTTGGGCTCAATCGTCAAATCCGGCAACAGCGCGATCAACGGCGTGCTCGGCCCCGGCGAACGGTTCAAGCGCAAAGGGCTGATTTTCTGTGCAACGCCGGCCAGTGATTTTGTCTGCGGTACCTTGCAACTGGCAGCCGGGATGAACCTGCACGTGTTCACCACCGGGCGGGGCACACCTTATGGCTTGGCGATGGCGCCGGTGGTCAAGGTCTCGACCCGAACCGAATTGGCACAACGTTGGCCGGATCTGATCGACATCGATGCCGGGCGGATTGCCACGGGACGTGCATCCATCGAGGAGTTGGGCTGGGAGTTGTTTCATTTCTATCTGGACGTGGCCAGCGGCAGGAAGCAAACCTGGGCGGAGCGGCACAAGCTGCATAACGACATTACCTTGTTCAATCCGGCGCCTATCACCTGA
- a CDS encoding aldehyde dehydrogenase family protein → MADVKRFDNFIGGQWVAGAEYSTNINPSELSDVIGEYAKADLGQVNAAIDAARAAFPAWSTSGIQARSDALDKVGSEILARREELGTLLAREEGKTLPEAIGEVSRAGNIFKFFAGECLRLSGDYLPSVRPGVNVEVTREALGVVGLITPWNFPIAIPAWKIAPALAYGNCVVLKPAELVPGCAWALAEIISRAGFPAGVFNLVMGSGRVIGDAMVNSPKVDGISFTGSVGVGRQIAVNCVSRQAKVQLEMGGKNPQIILDDADLKHAVELSVQSAFYSTGQRCTASSRLIVTAGIHDKFVEAMAERMKSIKVGHALKSDTDIGPVVSQAQLEQDLKYIDIGQSEGARLVSGGGLVTCDTEGYYLAPTLFADSEAAMRISREEIFGPVANIVRVADYEAALTMANDTEFGLSAGIATTSLKYANHFKRHSQAGMVMVNLPTAGVDYHVPFGGRKGSSYGSREQGRYAQEFYTVVKTSYIGS, encoded by the coding sequence GTGGCAGACGTAAAACGATTCGACAACTTCATCGGCGGCCAATGGGTCGCGGGTGCCGAGTACTCGACCAATATCAATCCGTCCGAGTTGTCCGATGTCATTGGCGAATACGCCAAGGCTGACCTGGGCCAAGTGAATGCCGCCATCGACGCCGCTCGTGCTGCATTCCCGGCCTGGTCGACCTCGGGTATTCAGGCTCGCAGCGATGCCCTGGATAAAGTCGGCAGCGAAATCCTCGCTCGTCGCGAAGAGCTGGGTACCTTGCTGGCGCGGGAGGAGGGCAAGACCCTGCCTGAGGCCATCGGCGAAGTGTCCCGCGCCGGCAACATTTTCAAGTTCTTCGCCGGTGAATGCCTGCGTCTGTCTGGCGATTACCTGCCGTCGGTGCGTCCGGGTGTCAACGTTGAAGTCACCCGCGAAGCCCTTGGCGTGGTGGGTCTGATCACTCCGTGGAACTTCCCGATTGCGATCCCGGCGTGGAAGATCGCCCCGGCCCTGGCCTATGGCAACTGCGTGGTGCTCAAACCGGCGGAACTGGTGCCCGGTTGCGCCTGGGCGCTGGCCGAGATTATCTCCCGTGCCGGTTTCCCGGCTGGGGTGTTCAACCTGGTGATGGGCAGCGGTCGAGTGATCGGCGACGCCATGGTCAACAGCCCGAAAGTCGACGGCATCAGCTTCACCGGCTCGGTGGGCGTAGGCCGGCAGATCGCGGTTAACTGTGTGTCGCGTCAGGCCAAGGTGCAGTTGGAAATGGGTGGCAAGAACCCGCAGATCATTCTCGACGACGCCGACCTCAAACACGCTGTCGAGCTGTCGGTGCAGAGTGCGTTTTATTCCACCGGTCAGCGTTGCACGGCATCGAGCCGCTTGATCGTCACTGCCGGGATTCATGACAAATTCGTCGAGGCGATGGCTGAGCGGATGAAGTCGATCAAGGTCGGGCATGCCCTGAAGAGCGACACCGACATCGGCCCGGTGGTTTCCCAGGCACAGCTGGAACAGGATTTGAAGTACATCGACATCGGCCAGTCCGAAGGTGCGCGACTGGTCAGCGGTGGTGGCTTGGTGACCTGCGACACCGAAGGCTATTACCTCGCGCCAACACTGTTTGCCGACAGTGAGGCGGCCATGCGTATCAGTCGCGAAGAGATCTTCGGCCCGGTGGCCAACATTGTCCGGGTGGCTGATTACGAGGCGGCACTGACCATGGCCAATGACACCGAATTCGGTTTGTCGGCGGGCATCGCCACCACGTCGCTGAAGTACGCCAACCACTTCAAACGCCACTCCCAGGCCGGGATGGTGATGGTTAATTTGCCGACCGCCGGCGTCGATTACCACGTGCCCTTTGGTGGCCGAAAAGGTTCATCCTATGGATCGCGGGAGCAAGGTCGCTACGCGCAGGAGTTCTACACCGTGGTGAAGACTTCCTATATCGGCTCGTAA